From Rhodovastum atsumiense, a single genomic window includes:
- a CDS encoding nitrogenase component 1, which yields MSPFEPSAAPAPDLCPASGTIEQVRYACSLGALASVIAIPGAIPITHCGPGCATKQFHALSGLHAYQGGEFHVPSTNMGNQEVIFGGTDRLDELIAATLRVMEADLFVVQTGCIPGLIGDDVGNVVGKYQRRGVPIVFAETSGYRGNNFTGHEIVLRAIIDQFLGADDGPREAGLVNVWSLLPYQNPFWRGDLTEIRRILEGIGLRVNILFGPASEGIAEWRAIPRAQFNLVLSPWLGLETARHLENKYGQPFLHVPAIPIGAKLTGAFLRRVATFAGLPPEPVEAFIAREEKEYYHYLRDFSAFYAGCTSQYQLPSQLVVISESAYNLAVTKFMVDQLGLQPGCQIITENPPEPVRDLIRAEFRAIAEDEQAEIAFIEDGCLAHRLVHGTDFTGQYPIVFGSTWEAELAQRLHAPLVEIGYPTTDEVVLSRSYVGYRGALALIERTYTTVVRANTMA from the coding sequence ATGTCGCCGTTCGAACCCAGCGCCGCCCCCGCCCCGGATCTCTGTCCCGCCTCCGGCACCATCGAGCAGGTCCGCTACGCCTGCAGCCTGGGCGCGCTGGCCAGTGTCATCGCCATTCCCGGTGCGATTCCGATCACCCATTGCGGCCCGGGCTGCGCCACCAAGCAGTTCCACGCCCTGTCCGGCCTGCACGCCTACCAGGGCGGCGAGTTCCACGTGCCCAGCACCAACATGGGCAACCAGGAGGTCATCTTCGGCGGCACCGACCGGCTCGACGAACTGATCGCGGCCACGCTGCGGGTCATGGAGGCCGATCTGTTCGTGGTGCAGACCGGCTGCATCCCCGGCCTGATCGGCGATGACGTCGGCAACGTGGTCGGCAAGTACCAGCGCCGCGGCGTGCCGATCGTGTTCGCCGAGACCAGCGGCTATCGCGGCAACAACTTCACCGGCCACGAGATCGTGCTCCGCGCCATCATCGACCAGTTCCTCGGCGCCGATGACGGCCCGCGCGAAGCGGGGCTGGTGAACGTGTGGTCGCTGCTGCCCTACCAGAATCCGTTCTGGCGCGGCGACCTGACCGAGATCCGTCGTATCCTTGAAGGCATCGGCCTGCGCGTGAACATCCTGTTCGGCCCGGCCAGCGAGGGGATCGCCGAATGGCGCGCCATTCCACGCGCGCAGTTCAACCTCGTGCTCTCCCCCTGGCTCGGGCTGGAAACGGCGCGGCACCTGGAAAACAAGTACGGCCAGCCCTTCCTGCACGTCCCGGCCATTCCGATCGGCGCGAAACTGACCGGCGCCTTCCTGCGCCGCGTCGCCACGTTCGCCGGCCTGCCGCCCGAACCGGTCGAGGCCTTCATCGCCCGCGAGGAAAAGGAATACTACCACTACCTCCGGGATTTTTCGGCCTTCTATGCCGGTTGCACCAGCCAGTACCAGTTGCCCTCGCAACTCGTCGTCATCAGTGAAAGCGCCTACAACCTCGCGGTGACAAAGTTCATGGTCGATCAGCTCGGCCTGCAGCCGGGCTGCCAGATCATCACCGAGAATCCGCCCGAGCCGGTCCGTGACCTGATCCGCGCGGAGTTCCGCGCCATCGCCGAGGATGAGCAGGCCGAAATCGCCTTCATCGAGGATGGCTGCCTCGCGCACCGGCTGGTGCACGGCACCGACTTCACCGGCCAATACCCGATCGTGTTCGGCTCCACCTGGGAAGCCGAGCTGGCGCAGCGGCTGCATGCCCCGCTGGTCGAGATCGGCTACCCCACCACGGACGAGGTCGTGTTGTCGCGCAGCTATGTCGGCTACCGCGGTGCCCTGGCGCTGATCGAACGCACCTACACCACGGTGGTACGGGCCAACACGATGGCCTGA
- a CDS encoding ABC transporter ATP-binding protein, protein MSFVAPASPATTAPAPGSTSAAVSIRHLGKSYPARAGDAPFLALRDIDLEIHRGEFIVLLGPSGCGKSTLLHVIGGLVPAEGEVTVMGRAVAGPGFDRGIVFQDYALFPWRTVLDNVAFGLEIKRVPRRQREEIAQARLASVGLAGFEAHYPAQLSGGMKQRVAIARALAYDPDVLLMDEPFAALDAQTREILQGELLRIWRSTGKTVIFVTHSIDEAIFLATRVVVFTAQPGTIKRIVDVDLPAARDSGDLRSSPAFATLRGHLAALLAEEVGKAAERAYGRAAAAAAPSRGSARLWSRLRSLMAGAG, encoded by the coding sequence ATGAGTTTTGTCGCCCCGGCTTCGCCGGCCACAACCGCGCCTGCCCCTGGCAGCACCAGTGCCGCGGTGTCGATCCGGCATCTCGGCAAGAGCTATCCCGCCCGCGCGGGGGATGCGCCATTCCTGGCCCTGCGCGACATCGACCTTGAGATTCATCGTGGCGAGTTCATCGTTCTGCTCGGGCCGAGCGGCTGCGGCAAGTCGACCTTGCTGCACGTCATCGGCGGGCTGGTGCCGGCCGAGGGCGAGGTGACAGTGATGGGCCGCGCCGTCGCCGGCCCCGGCTTCGACCGCGGCATCGTGTTTCAGGACTACGCCCTGTTTCCGTGGCGGACGGTGCTCGACAACGTCGCCTTCGGACTGGAAATCAAGCGCGTGCCGCGCCGGCAGCGCGAGGAGATCGCGCAGGCGCGGCTGGCGAGCGTCGGCCTCGCCGGCTTCGAGGCGCATTACCCGGCGCAGCTCTCGGGTGGGATGAAGCAGCGCGTGGCGATCGCGCGGGCGCTGGCCTACGACCCCGATGTGCTGTTGATGGACGAGCCCTTCGCCGCCCTCGACGCCCAGACCCGCGAGATCCTGCAAGGCGAGTTGCTGCGGATCTGGCGCAGCACCGGCAAGACCGTCATCTTCGTGACCCACAGCATCGACGAGGCGATCTTCCTGGCCACGCGCGTGGTGGTGTTCACCGCCCAGCCCGGTACGATCAAGCGTATCGTGGACGTGGATCTGCCCGCAGCGCGCGACAGCGGCGACCTGCGCAGTTCCCCCGCCTTTGCCACGCTGCGGGGTCACCTTGCAGCCCTGCTGGCGGAAGAGGTCGGCAAGGCAGCCGAACGTGCCTATGGCCGCGCGGCTGCCGCGGCGGCACCTTCGCGCGGCAGCGCCCGACTGTGGTCGCGGCTGCGCAGCCTGATGGCGGGGGCAGGCTGA
- a CDS encoding ABC transporter permease, which translates to MQGRILQVGVILGILALWEGLPQSGVINPNFLTPLSDVVATLWQLVVSGQLAQHAAISLQRIAYGLGVSILIGVPLGLGMGWWRTLEQAFDGPLQAGRQISAFALFPVFILFFGIGEVSKVVIVFWASVWPIILNTTAGVKGVDAVLVRAARSMNANGWTLLRKVVIPAAAPSIFTGIRLGGAYAFMVLVAAEMIGANAGLGFLVLNSQEVFRIPQMYAAIVALVIFGLALNRLLLGIERSATSWRQEAGA; encoded by the coding sequence ATGCAGGGACGGATTCTGCAGGTCGGGGTCATCCTCGGCATCCTGGCCTTGTGGGAGGGGCTGCCGCAAAGCGGCGTCATCAACCCCAACTTCCTCACCCCGCTGTCCGATGTCGTGGCCACCTTGTGGCAACTGGTGGTATCGGGCCAGTTGGCACAGCACGCGGCGATCAGCCTGCAGCGCATCGCCTATGGGCTCGGTGTCTCCATCCTGATCGGTGTGCCGCTCGGGCTGGGCATGGGCTGGTGGCGCACGCTCGAACAGGCTTTCGACGGACCGCTGCAGGCAGGCCGGCAGATCTCGGCCTTCGCACTGTTCCCCGTGTTCATCCTGTTCTTCGGCATCGGCGAGGTGTCGAAGGTGGTGATCGTGTTCTGGGCTTCGGTCTGGCCGATCATCCTCAACACCACGGCCGGGGTCAAAGGCGTGGACGCGGTGCTGGTGCGCGCGGCGCGCTCGATGAACGCGAATGGCTGGACGCTGTTGCGCAAGGTGGTGATCCCGGCCGCGGCACCGTCGATCTTCACCGGCATCCGCCTCGGCGGCGCCTACGCCTTCATGGTGCTGGTAGCCGCCGAGATGATCGGTGCCAATGCCGGGCTCGGCTTCCTGGTGCTGAATTCACAGGAAGTGTTCCGCATCCCGCAGATGTACGCCGCGATCGTGGCGCTGGTGATCTTCGGCCTGGCGCTCAACCGCCTGCTGCTCGGCATCGAGCGGAGCGCGACATCCTGGCGGCAGGAAGCCGGCGCATGA
- a CDS encoding ABC transporter ATP-binding protein, translated as MTRRGRLDLAGVSKRFRVRDTDLPVLAGIDLTVDAGEFVAVIGASGCGKSTLLRLIAGLETFHAGSITCDGHPVDGPSLDRGIVFQEPRLFPWCTVAENIALGLLNAPVPAAAKRRIVAEHIALVGLSGFEDAYPYQLSGGMAHRAAIARGLVGRPGVLLLDEPFGALDALTRGRLQGELQRIWTQERITMVLVTHDVEEAVYLADRVVVLTPRPGRIAHTIAVELPHPRRRADPRLTQLRAEVLALLEESTDQPDDLPAAAAAVPPAKGQWTSLPQPSPATLP; from the coding sequence ATGACACGCCGCGGCCGCCTTGACCTTGCCGGCGTCTCCAAGCGGTTTCGTGTGCGTGACACGGACCTGCCGGTGCTGGCGGGCATCGACCTCACCGTCGATGCGGGCGAATTCGTCGCCGTGATCGGGGCCAGCGGCTGCGGCAAATCGACCTTGCTGCGCCTGATCGCCGGACTCGAGACATTTCATGCCGGCAGCATCACCTGTGACGGCCACCCGGTGGATGGGCCCAGCCTCGATCGCGGCATCGTGTTCCAGGAACCAAGGCTGTTTCCCTGGTGCACGGTGGCGGAGAACATCGCCCTCGGCCTGCTCAACGCCCCCGTCCCGGCCGCGGCGAAGCGGCGCATCGTCGCCGAACATATTGCCCTTGTCGGCCTCTCGGGTTTCGAGGACGCCTATCCGTATCAACTCTCCGGCGGCATGGCGCACCGGGCGGCGATCGCCCGGGGGTTGGTCGGGCGCCCGGGAGTGTTGCTGCTCGACGAGCCGTTCGGTGCGCTGGATGCGCTGACCCGTGGCCGCCTGCAGGGCGAACTGCAGCGCATCTGGACGCAGGAGCGGATCACCATGGTGCTGGTGACGCACGACGTCGAGGAAGCGGTGTATCTCGCCGACCGGGTGGTGGTGCTGACGCCGCGGCCGGGCCGGATTGCCCATACCATCGCGGTAGAGCTGCCGCATCCGCGCCGGCGCGCCGACCCGCGGCTGACGCAGTTGCGCGCCGAGGTGCTCGCCCTGCTGGAAGAGAGCACCGACCAGCCGGATGACCTCCCGGCCGCTGCGGCGGCGGTCCCCCCGGCCAAGGGACAATGGACGTCCCTTCCCCAGCCTTCCCCGGCCACACTCCCCTGA
- a CDS encoding ABC transporter permease yields the protein MRIALSPAFGPAPWRIPRLSWHGTGLLVPLGLLVIWQVASARTWLPPQILPSPLEVWQSGVDLWRSGDLELHVLTSLQRVLVGFTIGAAIGLSLGLAMGLSRRVEAYLRPLFIAISQVPALGWIPFLMLIVGIGEPLKIIVIAKAACVPMVLNTHAGIRNIPPAYLEVAQALRFTRWQLLRRLVLPATIPPVFTGVRYGLTHAWMALVAVELLASSEGLGFLLVWGRQMFWFDTVVMAMVLIGLVGFLLDLVLTRLERRLQRWRIADGTAGAVP from the coding sequence ATGCGCATCGCCCTCTCCCCGGCGTTCGGGCCGGCGCCCTGGCGGATCCCACGCTTATCCTGGCATGGCACCGGGTTGCTGGTGCCGCTGGGCCTGCTGGTGATCTGGCAGGTCGCCTCCGCGCGGACCTGGCTGCCGCCGCAGATCCTGCCCAGCCCGCTCGAGGTCTGGCAAAGCGGGGTCGATCTCTGGCGCTCGGGCGATCTGGAACTGCATGTCCTCACCAGCCTGCAGCGGGTGCTGGTGGGCTTCACCATCGGGGCGGCCATCGGGTTGTCGCTTGGCCTCGCGATGGGGCTGTCGCGGCGGGTGGAAGCCTATCTGCGCCCCTTGTTCATCGCCATCTCGCAGGTACCGGCCCTCGGCTGGATTCCCTTTCTGATGCTGATCGTCGGCATCGGCGAGCCGCTGAAGATCATCGTGATCGCCAAGGCGGCCTGCGTGCCAATGGTGCTGAACACCCATGCCGGCATCCGCAACATCCCGCCCGCCTATCTCGAAGTCGCGCAGGCGCTGCGCTTCACCCGCTGGCAGTTGCTGCGCCGACTGGTACTGCCGGCCACGATCCCGCCGGTGTTCACGGGCGTGCGCTATGGCCTGACGCATGCCTGGATGGCCCTGGTCGCGGTGGAATTGCTGGCCTCCTCCGAAGGGCTCGGCTTCCTGCTGGTCTGGGGGCGGCAGATGTTCTGGTTCGATACCGTGGTCATGGCGATGGTGCTGATCGGGCTGGTCGGCTTCCTGCTCGACCTCGTGCTGACGCGGCTGGAGCGCCGCCTGCAGCGCTGGCGCATCGCCGACGGCACGGCCGGCGCGGTGCCATGA
- a CDS encoding NifB/NifX family molybdenum-iron cluster-binding protein: MKIAIATGDGVSVREHFGTAARFQIWELGSGAPQLVEERHNAPACGAGWEPGAADPMQRSVDLVADCGAVVVARIGECAVTRLDELGILAFETDDPVEVVLRDLGAHPALLAKTQG, translated from the coding sequence ATGAAGATCGCCATTGCCACCGGGGACGGGGTCTCGGTCAGGGAGCATTTCGGCACCGCCGCCCGGTTCCAGATCTGGGAGCTCGGCAGCGGGGCGCCACAACTGGTCGAGGAACGGCACAACGCCCCGGCCTGCGGCGCCGGCTGGGAACCGGGTGCTGCGGACCCGATGCAGCGCTCCGTCGATCTGGTGGCGGATTGCGGCGCCGTGGTGGTGGCACGCATCGGCGAATGCGCGGTCACCCGGCTCGACGAGCTCGGCATCCTCGCCTTCGAGACCGACGATCCGGTGGAGGTCGTGCTGCGCGACCTCGGGGCGCACCCGGCGCTGCTGGCGAAGACACAAGGCTGA
- a CDS encoding nitrogenase component 1 encodes MPLNLRTPQAETREQRLGTITQWEGSAAQLARDSAFTYGCSKGQPNGGRRLCEQTTPFAQASMCAEHIAVTNATIIQNSVVIQHAPIGCAASQSFTCRYYRDLAARRGWELEDPKAMCTNLTEQDMVFGGVGKLEQTIRDAWARHHPKVIFVATSCATGIIGDDVDSVARSLEAELGVIIVTLHCEGFRSRHWSSGWDVIEHGILRRLVTRDATRQDDLINVIHLGGPDVFSPLLGQLGLRVNLVMGGSTLERLAEMSSASATVTMCFVLSYLATGLEQEYGVPEVKAPLPYGLEATDNWLREIARVTGREDRVEAVIARERARITPELERLRRRLAGRKGFVAAGAAFAHGLLADLRELGVEVDSAYSFHHDPAADSGDPRQDSLGHLVETWGDIPNFTVSPDQHFQAHAALVRARPDFVICRHSGTMAALAARMGIPVLPIFYSNDGLGYDGLLTIGRAILRVLPRKRFCTDVAAHSRFPYQRWWLEQTDPYAPIAAPA; translated from the coding sequence ATGCCGCTCAACCTCAGGACGCCACAGGCCGAAACCCGCGAGCAGCGGCTCGGCACGATCACCCAGTGGGAGGGCAGCGCGGCCCAGTTGGCGCGTGATTCCGCCTTCACCTATGGCTGCAGCAAAGGCCAGCCGAATGGCGGGCGGCGCCTGTGCGAACAGACCACGCCCTTCGCGCAGGCATCGATGTGCGCCGAGCACATCGCCGTCACCAACGCCACCATCATCCAGAACTCGGTGGTGATCCAGCATGCCCCGATCGGCTGCGCGGCCAGCCAGTCCTTCACCTGCCGCTACTACCGCGACCTCGCCGCCCGCCGGGGCTGGGAGCTTGAAGATCCCAAGGCCATGTGCACCAACCTGACCGAGCAGGACATGGTGTTCGGCGGTGTCGGCAAGCTGGAGCAGACCATCCGCGACGCCTGGGCGCGCCATCACCCCAAGGTGATCTTCGTCGCCACCTCCTGCGCCACCGGCATCATCGGCGACGACGTCGACAGCGTCGCACGCAGCCTGGAGGCCGAGCTCGGCGTCATCATCGTCACCCTGCATTGCGAGGGCTTCCGCTCCCGGCACTGGAGCAGCGGCTGGGACGTGATCGAGCACGGCATCCTGCGCCGGCTGGTCACCCGTGACGCGACGCGGCAGGACGACCTGATCAACGTCATCCATCTCGGCGGCCCCGACGTGTTCAGCCCGCTGCTTGGCCAGCTCGGCCTGCGCGTCAACCTGGTGATGGGCGGCAGCACGCTGGAGCGGCTGGCGGAGATGTCCTCGGCCTCCGCCACGGTCACCATGTGCTTCGTGCTGTCCTATCTCGCGACCGGGCTCGAACAGGAATACGGCGTCCCCGAGGTGAAGGCCCCGCTGCCGTACGGGCTCGAGGCCACCGATAACTGGCTGCGGGAGATCGCGCGGGTCACCGGCCGCGAGGATCGCGTGGAAGCGGTGATCGCCCGCGAGCGCGCGCGCATCACCCCGGAGCTGGAGCGCCTGCGCCGGCGGCTGGCCGGGCGCAAGGGCTTCGTCGCCGCCGGCGCGGCCTTCGCGCACGGGCTGCTCGCCGACCTGCGCGAACTGGGGGTCGAGGTCGACAGCGCCTATTCCTTCCATCACGATCCCGCCGCCGACAGCGGCGATCCGCGCCAGGACAGCCTGGGCCATCTGGTCGAGACCTGGGGCGACATCCCCAACTTCACGGTCAGCCCCGACCAGCATTTCCAGGCCCATGCCGCGCTGGTGCGCGCGAGGCCCGATTTCGTGATCTGCCGGCACAGCGGCACCATGGCGGCGCTGGCGGCCCGCATGGGCATCCCGGTGCTGCCGATCTTCTATTCCAATGACGGGCTCGGCTATGATGGGCTGCTGACCATCGGCCGCGCCATCCTGCGCGTGTTGCCGCGCAAGCGCTTCTGCACCGATGTCGCCGCGCATTCGCGCTTCCCCTATCAGCGCTGGTGGTTGGAACAGACCGACCCCTACGCCCCCATCGCCGCGCCAGCCTGA
- a CDS encoding ABC transporter permease, with translation MKAVARGLVLPLLLLGTWELASHGGLVDARILPSPEHVLATALRELTEGDLLYHLLVSLGRDLAGFIVGSALGIAIGTLLGLSPLAGRLILPSFNGLRQIAILAWIPLISLWFGFGDSAKIAFITLAALIPAVLNTYEGIQSAPARLVEVATALCFTRWQRITRLYLPSAMPSIATGLHLALIYSWVASVGAEYFMTLGPGIGGLIIAGRERFQMDLVILGMVVLGLVGFLINQSAQRVERRLLRWRG, from the coding sequence ATGAAGGCGGTCGCCCGCGGCCTGGTGCTGCCGTTGCTGCTGCTCGGCACCTGGGAACTGGCCAGTCATGGCGGGCTGGTCGATGCCCGCATCCTGCCCTCGCCGGAGCATGTGCTGGCCACGGCGCTACGCGAACTGACCGAAGGCGACCTGCTGTATCACCTGCTGGTCAGCCTGGGGCGGGATCTGGCCGGCTTCATCGTGGGATCCGCGCTGGGCATCGCCATCGGCACGCTGCTCGGCCTCTCGCCGCTAGCCGGGCGGTTGATCCTGCCAAGCTTCAACGGCCTCCGCCAGATCGCCATCCTGGCCTGGATCCCGCTGATCTCGCTGTGGTTCGGATTCGGCGACAGCGCCAAGATCGCCTTCATCACGCTGGCCGCGCTGATTCCCGCGGTCCTCAACACCTACGAAGGAATCCAGAGCGCCCCGGCGCGGCTCGTCGAGGTCGCCACCGCCCTTTGCTTCACCCGGTGGCAGCGCATCACCCGGCTGTACTTGCCGAGCGCGATGCCCTCCATCGCGACGGGACTGCACCTCGCGCTGATCTATTCCTGGGTGGCCAGCGTGGGCGCGGAGTATTTCATGACGCTCGGTCCCGGCATCGGCGGCCTGATCATCGCCGGGCGCGAGCGCTTCCAGATGGACCTGGTGATCCTGGGAATGGTGGTGCTGGGACTGGTCGGCTTCCTGATCAACCAAAGCGCCCAAAGGGTGGAACGGCGGCTGCTGCGCTGGCGGGGCTGA
- a CDS encoding TauD/TfdA dioxygenase family protein gives MAIRLSPISPHLGAEVDGIDLSLPLANLEAVALQEALVAHQVLVFRNQPLDYEGARTLGRVFGELHIHPNTPGPEGYPEILPIHADATSRRVAGERWHSDVSCDPNPPFASILYLHTVPPVGGDTLFASQYAAYDALSSRLKTFLEGLTALHDGGPTYRATNAKLGIPDTGKTYPSAIHPVIRTNPANGRRALFVNEVFTQGINELPEAESEALLAFLFRHATRPDFQIRLRWQPHSVAIWDNRFVQHLAIWDYFPQVRSGFRVTVRGDRPI, from the coding sequence ATGGCCATTCGCCTCTCGCCGATCTCCCCACATCTTGGGGCGGAAGTAGACGGCATCGACCTGAGCCTGCCGCTCGCTAACCTTGAGGCGGTGGCGCTGCAGGAGGCGCTGGTGGCGCACCAGGTGCTGGTTTTCCGTAACCAGCCGCTCGATTACGAAGGTGCCAGGACACTGGGCCGTGTCTTCGGGGAATTGCACATCCATCCCAACACGCCCGGACCGGAAGGCTATCCCGAGATCCTGCCGATCCATGCCGACGCGACCTCCCGGCGCGTGGCCGGGGAGCGCTGGCATTCCGACGTTTCCTGCGATCCCAACCCGCCCTTCGCCAGCATCCTGTATCTGCACACGGTTCCCCCGGTCGGCGGCGACACGCTGTTCGCCAGCCAGTACGCCGCCTATGACGCGTTGTCGTCGCGGCTGAAGACTTTTCTCGAGGGGCTGACGGCCCTGCACGATGGCGGGCCGACCTATCGCGCGACCAACGCCAAGCTGGGCATTCCCGACACGGGCAAGACCTATCCCAGCGCGATCCACCCCGTGATCCGCACCAATCCCGCCAACGGACGGCGTGCGCTGTTCGTCAACGAGGTGTTCACCCAGGGGATCAATGAACTGCCCGAAGCGGAAAGCGAGGCGCTGCTGGCCTTCCTGTTCCGCCACGCCACACGTCCGGACTTCCAGATTCGGCTGCGCTGGCAACCGCATTCCGTGGCGATCTGGGACAACCGCTTCGTGCAGCACCTGGCGATCTGGGACTACTTCCCGCAGGTGCGCTCCGGCTTCCGTGTGACGGTCAGGGGCGACCGGCCGATCTGA
- a CDS encoding ABC transporter substrate-binding protein yields MFPRPAPRLTRRGLATLGAATLLPGLRAQADTPLTVRIGFASIGVDNRPFAGGSPAGVAHAEGYLERAFADRPGLRLQWFFFKGAGPAVNEAFANDQLDIAIQGDLPQVVARATGLKTTMLLANGAHAPTYIGVPPTSTLTGVKDLKGRRVAIFRGTNNHLAIIKVLAANGLSERDLKVINMDAATSSAALVAGEIEATVGNYDVLQLVAKGLARILYSTKGDNPAFERQGTVIAREAFVTAQPEVTQRIVTEFVRAAHWSSQEENREALFAIWARSGRSPEIFREDLAGQTLKSRHTPLLDPFLIEQYRVQAQQAYEFGLIRRRVDITGWFDQRFITAALAELGLQDFWTPLGIDGQPVARG; encoded by the coding sequence ATGTTTCCCCGCCCTGCCCCCCGCCTGACGCGCCGCGGTCTCGCGACCCTCGGCGCCGCCACGCTGCTGCCAGGCTTGCGCGCGCAGGCCGACACGCCGCTGACCGTTCGCATCGGCTTCGCCTCGATCGGCGTGGACAACCGCCCCTTTGCCGGGGGCAGCCCGGCCGGGGTGGCGCATGCCGAAGGCTATCTGGAACGGGCCTTCGCCGATCGGCCGGGCCTGCGCCTGCAATGGTTCTTCTTCAAAGGGGCCGGCCCGGCGGTGAACGAGGCCTTCGCCAACGACCAGCTCGACATCGCCATCCAGGGCGACCTGCCCCAGGTGGTGGCGCGCGCCACCGGCCTGAAGACCACGATGCTGCTGGCCAACGGCGCCCATGCGCCGACCTATATCGGCGTCCCCCCGACCTCCACGCTGACCGGGGTGAAGGACCTCAAGGGCCGGCGGGTCGCGATCTTCCGTGGCACCAACAACCATCTTGCGATCATCAAGGTGCTCGCCGCCAATGGCCTGTCCGAGCGCGACCTGAAGGTGATCAACATGGATGCCGCCACCTCCAGCGCCGCCCTGGTGGCCGGGGAGATCGAGGCGACGGTCGGCAATTACGACGTGCTGCAACTGGTCGCGAAGGGACTGGCGCGGATCCTCTACAGCACCAAGGGCGACAATCCGGCCTTCGAGCGCCAGGGAACGGTGATCGCCCGCGAGGCCTTCGTCACCGCCCAGCCGGAGGTGACGCAGCGCATCGTCACCGAGTTCGTCCGTGCCGCACACTGGTCCTCCCAGGAGGAAAACCGCGAGGCGTTGTTCGCGATCTGGGCAAGATCCGGTCGCTCTCCGGAGATCTTCCGCGAGGATCTGGCCGGGCAGACCCTGAAAAGCCGGCATACGCCGCTGCTGGACCCCTTCCTGATCGAGCAGTACCGGGTGCAGGCGCAGCAGGCCTACGAGTTCGGGCTGATCCGCCGCCGCGTCGACATCACCGGCTGGTTCGACCAGCGTTTCATCACCGCCGCCCTGGCCGAGCTGGGGCTGCAGGACTTCTGGACGCCGCTCGGGATCGATGGCCAGCCGGTGGCGCGTGGCTGA
- a CDS encoding DUF1847 domain-containing protein codes for MPYDDPTCAYCPSTVRACRSGEAQTRGPGFCPSKVDPEVQAKARALYDDPETHKLAYTSALVESEGYCRWTRVQEVVEFSKRMGWKKIGIANCIGLIDLANTLTAILESHGFEVISVACKNDNIPKEEIGLSDAQKIRPGNFEPACNPVAQAELLNAHGSEFNVVMGLCIGHDSLFFKYAKAPTTVLVTKDRVLGHNPVAALQLADTYYSQLYGPLKPAQSTKTPPAKRRRSAAPTDSTP; via the coding sequence ATGCCCTATGACGATCCCACCTGCGCCTATTGCCCCTCGACGGTCCGGGCCTGTCGCAGCGGGGAAGCGCAGACCCGTGGTCCTGGATTTTGCCCCAGCAAGGTTGATCCCGAGGTGCAGGCGAAAGCCCGGGCGCTGTACGACGATCCGGAAACGCACAAGCTTGCCTACACCTCCGCCCTGGTGGAATCGGAGGGCTATTGCCGCTGGACGCGGGTGCAGGAAGTCGTCGAGTTTTCCAAGCGCATGGGCTGGAAGAAGATCGGCATCGCCAACTGCATTGGCCTGATCGACCTGGCCAATACCCTGACCGCCATCCTGGAAAGCCATGGCTTCGAGGTGATTTCGGTCGCCTGCAAGAACGACAATATCCCCAAGGAAGAAATTGGCCTGAGTGACGCCCAGAAGATCAGGCCCGGCAATTTCGAGCCGGCCTGCAACCCGGTGGCGCAGGCCGAATTGTTGAATGCCCATGGCAGTGAGTTCAATGTGGTCATGGGCCTTTGCATTGGCCATGACAGCCTGTTCTTCAAATACGCCAAGGCCCCGACAACCGTGCTGGTCACCAAGGATCGTGTGCTCGGCCATAATCCGGTCGCGGCCCTGCAACTGGCCGACACGTACTATTCGCAGCTGTATGGCCCGCTGAAGCCGGCTCAGTCCACGAAGACACCCCCGGCCAAGCGCCGGCGCAGCGCCGCGCCGACCGACAGCACCCCCTGA